Genomic DNA from Gilliamella sp. ESL0441:
ATTTTCTTTGATAATGGATAAATCGATCTTGGCTACATGTTTACCATAAGGAAGGACAAATTCTTCAGGTATATTACAGTGATTGGCAATTTCGGTAATTGGGCGTAAAGACATATTCGTTCTCATATAACAATAAATTGGGCTAACAGTATAAATAATTTGAATTGCCGAATAAAGCGACAATTTTTATCTTTGTTGATTTTCGGCACAATCCTCAATTATATTGTTATAATAAATAAAATATTCAATCAAAGGATAATTATTAAATGAATTGGTTTTCAGTATATTCTCTTTTCTTAGCTGAAACAGCTACTGTTGTTGTTGCAATTTTAGCCGTGCTGATCTTCATATTAAGTCAGCGTCGCAAATCGGCAACGATTGCTGGTCGCTTATCGGTAAAAGATGTCAGTCAAGAGTATGAACAAGTTAAAGATGAAATGTTAATGTCGAGCATGGACGAGCTCGAAGCTAAGCAGTTTATGAAAGATCTCAAAAAACAGAAAAAGCTTGAGAAGAAACAGGCAAAATTAGCCGCTAAGCAAAAAAAGAAACAGGAAAAAGCGGGCGAACAGCCTAAAGCAGGGATCTCCGAAGATTCGCCTGATTCACAGACCATTAACCAAACGGACGAAAAGACCAAACCCAAACTATTTGTGTTATCTTTTAATGGTAGTATGGATGCGCACGAAGTTGAAGAATTACGTCAAGAAATTACGGCGGTATTAGCGATTATTAAACCTGAAGATGAAGTTGTGATTAAACTTGAAAGTCCTGGTGGTGTTGTACATGGTTATGGATTAGCTGCGTCACAGTTATTACGTTTCAGAACTCGTAATATTCCTTTTACTGCTGTCGTTGATAAAGTGGCCGCGAGTGGTGGATATATGATGGCATGTACCGCTAATAAAATTGTTGCAGCACCTTTTGCTATCGTTGGTTCGATTGGCGTGGTTGCTCAGATTCCTAACTTTAATCGCTTACTTAAAAAGCATGATGTGGATATTGAGTTACAAACAGCAGGGGAGTATAAACGGACGTTAACTATGTTTGGTGAAAACACTGATGAAGGTCGCCAAAAATTCAAACAAGAACTTGAAGAAACTCATCTGTTATTTAAAGATTTTGTTAAAGAGTATCGTCCCAATATCGATATCGATCAAGTGGCAACGGGTGAACACTGGTTTGCAACACAAGCGAAAGATAAAGGCTTGGTAGATGAAATCAGTACCAGTGATGATTTTATTTTATCTCATTTAGATTCGCATAAGATTATTTCTGTTAGTTATCAACGTAGACAAAAACTTTCTGAGAAAATCTCAAAAAATGTGGTAAAAAGCGTTGAAAAATTGTTTTTCAGACAAGGAAATGGGCTGTAATGCCCTTTTCATTTGTTAGAAACTGAACGTAGACTGAATATAAAAATGACAGACGAAAAGCACATTCAGATAACCTTAATCTGTCAAGGAAAAACAGAAAAAGCTACAATTTACTTTGAAACAACAGAAACTGATGAATACCATTTAAAAATTTTGTTTGGCAACAATAATAGTTTTGAAGTAACTGATAATGATTGTTTTAACTGTTTTTGTCGAATTAGGGATCATTTCTCTGATATCACCTTTCTTTGCAAAGGAGCGAAAGAAAACGTTTACCCCTCGAGAATGGCGAGAGATATGGGTGGTGGTTTAGTCGCTTATCAATTAACCATCGGTAAACATGCTGAACAAAAAGATTTAGTGCCTATTTTTGATTTTGACGATGAAAATATTGTTTCCACAGAAACACAAGAGGCCTTTTATAAAGCTTGGTTGAGTTCTAATAGAATTTAAATTAGATAACAGTTGTATTACTTTTTTTGTTTTATGCCAGTCTTTTAAAATTGAGTTCACTCTACCGATGATATCAATTGTTAAAATTAACTTTCTATTCTTTAAATAGCAGTTTAATATATTAATGTATTCATAAAAATTAGTGAATATTCTTTAAATTCCTTTTTATACCTTTTCATATATTCTTAATTCATCATTTTAGCACTTGAGGACAATAATTATGTTTCAATGGCTTTCAAATTGGATTTTAGATGGACTCAAACACTCACCAGAAATATTATTATTTCTCTCATTGAGTTTAGGTTATTTAATTGGTGGGATTCGTATCGGTAAATTTCAGCTGGGTGGCGTAGCCGGTTCATTGCTTGTCGCTGTAGCACTGAGTGTATTTGGTATAACTGTTGATGCTGGCGTTAAAGCGGTACTTTTCGCACTATTTATTTATGCTGTTGGGTTTGAAAGTGGCCCCCAGTTTTTCCGATCTTTAGGTATTAAAACATTACGAGAAATCTTTTTAGCACTTTTCATTGCGGTTGCAGGTTTTGTGACTGTCGTTGTTTTAGCAAAAATATTCGATTTAGATAAAGGGTTGGCAGCCGGTCTTGCCGCAGGGGGATTGACACAATCCGCTATTATGGGTACTGCTTCTGATGCGTTAACTCAACTTGGTTTAAGCACAGAAGAGTTAAGTCGCTTACAAGGTAATGTCACCATTGGCTATGCTGTAACTTATATCTTTGGTTCCCTTGGTGCCATTATTGTTTGTGTTAATATTTTACCTAAAATTATGGGTAGAGATATCAGCGATGATGCAATTAAGGCGCAGGCTGAACAACTTCATGGCTCGATGTTATTAGGTGCTAATCAAAATTTTGCTTTATCTGATATTAGTGGCCGTTTGTATCGGGTGACAAATAAGATTAATCAAAGTGTTTCTGATATTGAAAAAACGGTAAATGGCATTAGCATTGAACGAATAAAACGAGGCAATAAAATTCTTGAAGCGACACCTGAAACATTGATTAAAGCTAAAGATATTATTTTAGTTGTTGGTCACCGTGATGCCATGATTCAAGCGAATGATCTTTTGGGTACAGAAATTAATTCTGCATCAGGAATGGATGTGGTGATGAATACTCAAGATGTTGAAATGCGTAATTCTCGTTATGTTGGTGAGAATTTGACTCAGGTCCTTTCATCTGACGAAGTAATCAGTTTAAAACATGGTATCTATTTAGTTGCGATTCATCGCGATGGTCAAAGCCTTCCATTAAACAATGATATTGTTTTAAAACTAGGTGATGTGATAACCATTTATGGGGCGGATAGTGATCTTCGACGTGTTATAGATCGAATTGGTGCACCGATTACCAAAAGCGAAAAAACAGATTGGATATTTCATGGTTTAGGTCTTGTCGTTGGGCTGATTATTGGATTAATTGTAATTCGTGTTAGCGATATTCCAATTACCCTAGGCGCAGGTGGCGGTGCATTACTTTCTGGTCTCTTATTTGGTTGGTATCGATCTTTCCATCAAACCGTAGGCAATATTCCAACTGGCGCTTTGCAACTTTTAAAAGATTTTGGTTTAGCAGGCTTTGTCGCTGTCGTGGGTTTAAGTTCTGGTCTTCAAGCAATCGATACCATTAAAGAACAAGGTTTATCACTGTTTTTAATCGGGGTTGTGGTTACTCTGTTACCGATGTTACTGGCGATTTATTTTGGTAAATATGTGCTTGGTTATAAAAACTCCGCTGTATTTGCCGGAGCTTTAGCGGGTTCACGAAGTGCTAATCCAGCCTTTGGTGAAGTGCTAAATAAAGCAGGCAATTCAACACCGACTAATTCTTTTGCTATTACCTACGCACTGGCGAATGTATTCCTAACTTTATTAGGTCCATTGGTTGTGGCTTTTGTTTAAGCAAAAACTCAAATTAAAGGTAAAAGATTATGAAGAACAAATCAGATTACGCAAAATATGCTAATTTAAGTCCTTTTGAATTAAAAGATAATTTAATTAAACTTGCCCAAAGCCATCCTGATCATGCTATGTTAAATGCAGGACGAGGTAATCCTAATTTTTTAGCAACTTGGCCGCGTCAAGCTTTTTTCCAGCTTGGTGTTTTTGCGATTCAAGAATCCGAAATGTCTTATTCTTATCTCAATGAAGGAGTAGGTGGTTTTCCAATTAAAGATGGATTAACAGGGCGTTTTGAGCATTTTATTCGTCAAAATTACAATACCCCTGGTGTTCCATTCTTAGGTAAAGCATTTTCGTATATTCGTGATCAACTTGGTCTTGATGAAAATGCATTTTTACAAGAAATGGTAGAAGGAATTTTAGGTTGTAACTATCCTGTTCCTGATCGAATGCTACGGTTCAGCGAAAAAGTCGTCAAATCCTATGTGTTAAGACAAATGGGGGCAAGCTATCTAAATATCGATGATATCGACCTTTTTGCAACCGAAGGTGGTACAGCCGCCATGGCTTATGTTTTCAATTCGATGAAAGAAAACGGTTTGATTCATAATGGCGATAAAATTGCAATTGGTGCACCAATTTTTACCCCTTATCTTGAAATTCCAGCCTTAAATGATTATCAATTAGTTGAAGTATTAATTAATTCGGATCCTAATTTAAATTGGCAGTATCCTGAATCAGAATTACGCAAATTAGAAGATCCTGCTATTAAAGCTTTCTTCCTTGTTAACCCTTCCAATCCACCATCCGTAAAAATTGATGATAAAAGCTTAAAAATTATAGCTGATATTGTTAAAAAACGTCCTGATCTCATTATTTTAACGGATGATGTGTACGGTACATTTGCCGATGATTTCCAATCTTTGTTTGCTATTTGCCCTAAAAATACCATTCTAGTTTACTCATTCTCTAAATATTTTGGGGCAACCGGTTGGCGTTTAGGAGTAATAGCAACAGCACAAGATAATGTCATTGATAAAACAATTCGATCATTGCCAAGTAAAGCAAAACAAGTTTTAAATAAACGTTATAGCTCTATTGTGACCGATCCTGAAAATCTTAAATTTATTGATCGTTTAGTTGCTGACAGTCGCGCAGTTGCATTAAACCATACAGCAGGACTTTCAACACCTCAACAAGTGCAAATGGTATTATTTGCACTTTGTGAAATGATGGACACGGATGAGAGCTATAAAACAACGTTGAAAACATTAATACGCCGTCGTGCGGCTTCGCTATATCAGCATGTGGGACTGAAACATAAAACGGATGGAAACAGTGTAGATTACTATACGCTAATCGACCTTGAACACATTTGTCGTGAACTGTATGATGATAAATTTGCCAAATGGATTCTTAAAAATAAAAATCCGTCTGAATTACTATTCAGAATTGCGGATGAAGCGGGTGTGGTGCTATTACCAGGTAAAGGATTTGCTGTGCAACATCCTTCAGCTCGTGCCTCATTAGCTAACTTAAATGAGTATCAATATGCGGCAATTGGCTTATCAATGCGTAAATTGGCTCAAGAGTATTATGATGAATACAAAGGTAAGAAAAAATAGTTGAAGATTTTAATCGTAATCATGCTTTAAATGAAAAGCCCTAATTATTCAGGGCTTTTTTATTTAATATCGAAGTTTTAATAATGAAGGAAACTAAAAATAGCATTAATAGTTAGAACATATGGGGGATTTCATAAAATCAATCAGTTATCAAAGCATTAGAAGATTTGCTTAATACTTTTTACCCAAAATCTTGGATTGTTTGTTAACCTATTGTCGCTAATTTAAATTATTAATTCTTATTAAACTTATGAACACTACCATCTCCCCATGTGCCAATGTAATAATGATTATTATGCAAAGCAAGAGCAACTGCACCGGATAACGAAGAAACTAAGGTATTTACCTTTTTAGTCTTTACATCAATCTCACGAACCATATTTGCACCATTATCAATTACGGCTACCACACTAGGCGAAATAGTGACAATACCAACACCAGGACGAGTAAAACTACTGCCCAACTCAGTTTTATTGCCATTAGGATCGATAAGAGTCAAACGACCACTATATTGAGAAACCACTAAACTATTATCAGGAAGTTCTGTAACTCCGACTGGAGTGGATAATCCTTTGACAATAATTTCTTTTTTACCATTATTTAAATCGAGTGAAACAATTTCACCTGTTGAACGATTGGTAATAAGTAATTTTCCCGATTTAGAAAATGCAATACCTGTTGGGGTATGGTATCCATCAGAAATTTTTTTAGTTTCGCCGTTAGCCGAAATTTTTAAGATATAATCATCCCCATAAGAAGCGACATAGATATTATCTTGAGCATCAATGACAATTCCTGCTGGTGATGAGATATTTGAATAAACGGTTTCTTTTTTTCCATTAGCGTTAATTTTAACGATTGAATCGCTAGACCAATTGGTAACATACATTGCGCCTGCGCTGTCAAAAGCAATACCGGTAGGCGCATTAAACGAATTAGCAATGGTTTTTAATTCGGCCATACTCATTCCGCCAAATAACGTGGAAAATAAAAAAATAATGCTAGATAATAAAAGTTTTTTCATGGTAAATGTTTCTCCTTATTACAAAATAAATATCCCATTAATGCTCAACTACAAATAATCTTAATTTTGATTTTTTTGTTGTTTTTTTAATAATTTGATACCCAATAGTGTTATAGCTATATTGATTATTGTTAGAATAATGCAGGTAAAAATTACGCCATCCCAGTCAAAGTTTTCATAAAAAATACCTAACAGATACGTACCAATACTTCCTCCAGCTAGACAAGACAAAAGATATAAAGAAGATATCGCTCCTCTTGAATTAACCGGAACAATTTGATTAAGAAGAGAAATGACTATCGGTTGAAGACCAAACACAAAAAGAAATAAACCAAAAATACCTAATGCGATACAGAGTAAATTTGTACTGTATCCTATTGTAACTACTGAAACACTTACCAATACGAGGCAGATAATTAATAAATTACCTTTAGTTATAAATTGAGATAATTTGCTTGTAATTATGCTACCAATTACAGCACTTATTCCTGCAAAATTGAGCCACCCTAATATCGTAGATGAAAGATAAAAAGGAGAGCCTTTTAAATAAATAGTTAATAATGAAAATAATCCGAGATATACAAAAAAAAGTAAAAAACCGACAATCAGAAATATAAGCACAGTCTGATTAAATAATAATTTTGCAGCGGTAAGATAGGTGCTGGTTATACTAGTGTGAAAAGAATTATTATTGGTTTTTTTGATACCGATAGGAATAAAAAGACAGGCACAAACAATGAGTGATGCATACATTAAGAAGGCTATCTGCCAAGACCAATAATCGGTCATCATTGCGACTATACTACGGCTAAAAATAATACCTACAGTAGAGGCAGAAATCATTATCCCCATTGCTTGTGGCAACTTTTCGTTAGGTATATTTTTTGCGGAATAGGCGAATAATGCTGCGGGAACGGATGCAGCAAAAAAACCTATCAATGACATAATAACTAAATAAATGTTAAAAGACTGGACAAAACTTGCTATACCTAGGCAAACAATAGTCCCAAAACTACCAAAAGCAACCAGTAATCGGGTGGAAACCTTATCTGATAACGGCCCATAAATAAAAAATGAAATCGCATAACAAAAACAAGATAGGCTAAAAATACTTCGAGCATTCAAAATATCTATATTGAAACTTGTCGAAATTTCCTGAAAAATGAGTTGGCTGATATAAACTGAACCAACTAAAAGCACAATGAGTACAGCAGAAACAAGAATACTTGTGGTTGATTGTTCTTGTTTTTTTTCCACTATGATAGTTGATTTCATAATTCAAATCCTTTTAAAGTTTGAAAAATCATGAGCCGATATTTTTACTTCATAGCGATTCGAAAAAATAGCATCTACGAAGATGATGGTTTAGTAATTTATGTTTGAGCGAAACGAATTTAAGGCATTAGCTGAAGCACATAAATTGATTTAATTATTTTTATTCGCTATGACGATTGAAAGACTAAATAAAAAAATCTATTTATAAAAATATTTATTTTGTAATATGAAATTTAAATCATCGAAGGTTGGAATACTTGTTATTATCTAAAGAATCGCAAAAGAGGAGTAATCCATTATAAAAAATTAAAATTCATTCAATTTGGTATATGATGAACATCAAGGTAAAAGATATTCCAGAATTTAATAATTAAATATCTTTCATTTTTTTATTCTAACCACATGATAAATCGAGGATAACATATTTGAAATCAGCTAAGTTTTACCCTAAAATCCATGGCAAGTAATACTAACAAGTTGAATCTGAATTGGCATTTCTACAGAGTGATTTACTCACGTTAAATTATTTTAT
This window encodes:
- the sohB gene encoding protease SohB, yielding MNWFSVYSLFLAETATVVVAILAVLIFILSQRRKSATIAGRLSVKDVSQEYEQVKDEMLMSSMDELEAKQFMKDLKKQKKLEKKQAKLAAKQKKKQEKAGEQPKAGISEDSPDSQTINQTDEKTKPKLFVLSFNGSMDAHEVEELRQEITAVLAIIKPEDEVVIKLESPGGVVHGYGLAASQLLRFRTRNIPFTAVVDKVAASGGYMMACTANKIVAAPFAIVGSIGVVAQIPNFNRLLKKHDVDIELQTAGEYKRTLTMFGENTDEGRQKFKQELEETHLLFKDFVKEYRPNIDIDQVATGEHWFATQAKDKGLVDEISTSDDFILSHLDSHKIISVSYQRRQKLSEKISKNVVKSVEKLFFRQGNGL
- the aspT gene encoding aspartate-alanine antiporter; amino-acid sequence: MFQWLSNWILDGLKHSPEILLFLSLSLGYLIGGIRIGKFQLGGVAGSLLVAVALSVFGITVDAGVKAVLFALFIYAVGFESGPQFFRSLGIKTLREIFLALFIAVAGFVTVVVLAKIFDLDKGLAAGLAAGGLTQSAIMGTASDALTQLGLSTEELSRLQGNVTIGYAVTYIFGSLGAIIVCVNILPKIMGRDISDDAIKAQAEQLHGSMLLGANQNFALSDISGRLYRVTNKINQSVSDIEKTVNGISIERIKRGNKILEATPETLIKAKDIILVVGHRDAMIQANDLLGTEINSASGMDVVMNTQDVEMRNSRYVGENLTQVLSSDEVISLKHGIYLVAIHRDGQSLPLNNDIVLKLGDVITIYGADSDLRRVIDRIGAPITKSEKTDWIFHGLGLVVGLIIGLIVIRVSDIPITLGAGGGALLSGLLFGWYRSFHQTVGNIPTGALQLLKDFGLAGFVAVVGLSSGLQAIDTIKEQGLSLFLIGVVVTLLPMLLAIYFGKYVLGYKNSAVFAGALAGSRSANPAFGEVLNKAGNSTPTNSFAITYALANVFLTLLGPLVVAFV
- a CDS encoding bifunctional aspartate transaminase/aspartate 4-decarboxylase, with protein sequence MKNKSDYAKYANLSPFELKDNLIKLAQSHPDHAMLNAGRGNPNFLATWPRQAFFQLGVFAIQESEMSYSYLNEGVGGFPIKDGLTGRFEHFIRQNYNTPGVPFLGKAFSYIRDQLGLDENAFLQEMVEGILGCNYPVPDRMLRFSEKVVKSYVLRQMGASYLNIDDIDLFATEGGTAAMAYVFNSMKENGLIHNGDKIAIGAPIFTPYLEIPALNDYQLVEVLINSDPNLNWQYPESELRKLEDPAIKAFFLVNPSNPPSVKIDDKSLKIIADIVKKRPDLIILTDDVYGTFADDFQSLFAICPKNTILVYSFSKYFGATGWRLGVIATAQDNVIDKTIRSLPSKAKQVLNKRYSSIVTDPENLKFIDRLVADSRAVALNHTAGLSTPQQVQMVLFALCEMMDTDESYKTTLKTLIRRRAASLYQHVGLKHKTDGNSVDYYTLIDLEHICRELYDDKFAKWILKNKNPSELLFRIADEAGVVLLPGKGFAVQHPSARASLANLNEYQYAAIGLSMRKLAQEYYDEYKGKKK
- a CDS encoding SMP-30/gluconolactonase/LRE family protein; protein product: MKKLLLSSIIFLFSTLFGGMSMAELKTIANSFNAPTGIAFDSAGAMYVTNWSSDSIVKINANGKKETVYSNISSPAGIVIDAQDNIYVASYGDDYILKISANGETKKISDGYHTPTGIAFSKSGKLLITNRSTGEIVSLDLNNGKKEIIVKGLSTPVGVTELPDNSLVVSQYSGRLTLIDPNGNKTELGSSFTRPGVGIVTISPSVVAVIDNGANMVREIDVKTKKVNTLVSSLSGAVALALHNNHYYIGTWGDGSVHKFNKN
- a CDS encoding MFS transporter; the protein is MKSTIIVEKKQEQSTTSILVSAVLIVLLVGSVYISQLIFQEISTSFNIDILNARSIFSLSCFCYAISFFIYGPLSDKVSTRLLVAFGSFGTIVCLGIASFVQSFNIYLVIMSLIGFFAASVPAALFAYSAKNIPNEKLPQAMGIMISASTVGIIFSRSIVAMMTDYWSWQIAFLMYASLIVCACLFIPIGIKKTNNNSFHTSITSTYLTAAKLLFNQTVLIFLIVGFLLFFVYLGLFSLLTIYLKGSPFYLSSTILGWLNFAGISAVIGSIITSKLSQFITKGNLLIICLVLVSVSVVTIGYSTNLLCIALGIFGLFLFVFGLQPIVISLLNQIVPVNSRGAISSLYLLSCLAGGSIGTYLLGIFYENFDWDGVIFTCIILTIINIAITLLGIKLLKKQQKNQN